From Cannabis sativa cultivar Pink pepper isolate KNU-18-1 chromosome 8, ASM2916894v1, whole genome shotgun sequence, a single genomic window includes:
- the LOC115699375 gene encoding microtubule-associated protein 70-1, with protein MATGTHIINGEPETSKPAFSSSASFKARKKPQATAAGSRAGAAGAEADDLVTFFHGSDPLRVELSRLENEVRDKDRELGEALAEIKSLRNSERLKQKAVEELTDELNKLDEKLKATEALLESKNLEIKKINDEKKAALAAQFAAEATLRRVHAAQKDDEMPPIEAIIAPLEAELKLARQEVTKLQDDNRALDRLTKSKEAALLEAERTVQIALAKASLVDDLQNKNQELMKQIEICQEENKIIDKMHRQKVAEVEKLTQTVRELEEAVLAGGAAANAVRDYQRKVQEMNEEIKTLEREVARAKVSANRVATVVANEWKDGNDKVMPVKQWLEERKFFQGEMQQLRDKLAVAERTAKAEAQLKDKYQMRFKVLEERLKASNGGSRSAALDARSVSNGRSRRQSLGGAENFSRYSSNGYLSKRISNSQVGAQRPSSATALLKSAKISSNSFDGGRSLERDKLTPEMTLKDNTPSNASDRTEMIEMNGRQDDSANTTTPIVNSRTEHEDYISGVLYDMLQKEVVTLRKACNEKDQTLKDKDDAIEMLAKQVDTLNKAREVEAKKMRREVAAMEKEVAASRTGNEHEQRTRRLSSAPRAAVSMTRSLSARNARKS; from the exons ATGGCCACCGGGACGCACATAATCAACGGCGAACCGGAGACGTCCAAGCCGGCCTTTAGCTCATCGGCTTCTTTCAAGGCTCGCAAGAAGCCTCAGGCCACCGCAGCCGGTAGCCGAGCAGGAGCGGCCGGCGCCGAGGCCGATGACCTCGTCACTTTCTTTCACGGCTCCGATCCGCTTCGGGTTGAGCTCAGCCGCCTCGAGAATGAAGTTCGAG ATAAAGATAGGGAATTGGGAGAGGCGCTTGCGGAAATCAAATCACTAAGGAACTCAGAACGCCTTAAACAAAAGGCAGTTGAAGAG TTGACAGATGAGCTAAACAAACTGGACGAAAAACTAAAAGCCACTGAAGCTCTTTTGGAGAGCAAG AACCTTGAAATTAAGAAAATCAATGACGAGAAGAAAGCTGCTTTAGCTGCTCAATTTGCTGCAGAAGCCACTCTGCGAAGAGTCCATGCTGCACAGAAGGATGATGAAATGCCTCCCATTGAGGCCATTATCGCTCCACTGGAGGCAGAGCTTAAGCTTGCTAGGCAGGAG GTAACAAAGTTGCAGGATGACAATAGAGCACTTGATCGGCTAACAAAATCAAAGGAGGCTGCTCTGCTAGAGGCTGAGAGAACAGTTCAGATAGCTTTGGCAAAAGCATCCTTGGTTGATGATCTGCAAAACAAAAACCAAGAACTTATGAAGCAGATAGAAATATGCCAG GAAGAGAACAAAATCATTGACAAAATGCATAGGCAAAAGGTTGCTGAGGTTGAAAAGCTAACTCAAACAGTTCGTGAGCTTGAAGAGGCTGTTTTGGCTGGTGGAGCTGCTGCCAATGCTGTGCGTGATTACCAACGTAAAGTGCAGGAGATGAAT GAGGAGATAAAAACTTTGGAACGAGAGGTGGCCCGTGCCAAAGTTTCTGCAAATCGTGTGGCGACTGTAGTTGCAAATGAGTGGAAAGATGGGAACGACAAAGTGATGCCTGTTAAGCAATGGCTTGAAGAAAGAAAGTTTTTTCAG GGAGAAATGCAACAGCTTCGAGATAAGTTGGCAGTGGCAGAGCGCACAGCAAAGGCAGAAGCACAACTAAAG GATAAGTACCAAATGCGCTTCAAGGTTTTGGAGGAGAGGCTTAAAGCATCTAATGGAGGTTCTCGCTCAGCAGCCTTAGACGCAAGAAGCGTCAGTAATGGTCGTTCAAGACGCCAGTCTCTTGGAGGAGCTGAGAACTTTTCTAGATATTCCTCCAATGGATATCTCTCTAAAAGAATTTCAAACTCACAAGTAGGAGCCCAGCGTCCCAGTAGTGCTACTGCGCTTCTAAAGAGTGCCAAGATTTCATCAAATTCATTTGATGGTGGTAGGTCACTAGAAAGAGACAAGCTAACCCCAGAGATGACTTTGAAAGATAATACACCTTCTAATGCCAGTGATCGCACTGAAATGATTGAGATGAATGGTAGACAAGACGATAGCGCAAATACCACCACGCCTATTGTTAATTCGAGAACAGAACACGAAGATTACATTTCAGGAGTGTTATACGATATGTTACAGAAAGAGGTTGTAACTTTGAGAAAGGCATGCAATGAAAAGGATCAGACACTCAAGGACAAAGATGATGCAATTGAG ATGTTAGCAAAGCAAGTTGACACGTTGAACAAAGCAAGGGAAGTTGAGGCCAAGAAAATGAGGAGGGAAGTAGCTGCCATGGAAAAAGAAGTCGCAGCCAGTCGCACTGGCAATGAACACGAGCAGCGAACAAGGCGGCTCAGTAGTGCTCCCAGAGCTGCTGTTTCTATGACCCGCTCTCTTTCTGCTag GAACGCACGAAAATCTTGA